A single region of the Mycobacterium lentiflavum genome encodes:
- a CDS encoding class I SAM-dependent methyltransferase: MGVVADRPQVERAAVHRLWQAVLIGTALVVAAACFYVPALLIPIAAVLVLLVGARILYPGRDRYIPNLYARDTRIYDDGYRDFIRQTMSDLRRRRIRNHTLLSEASSLAGPSLGDSDELILDLGVWIGWSTRLISDASDRMVYGFDSFEGLVEDWKLEDHVVKRGTFSLSDPFAQRFMQDTGVSFHDGLPDALGRKVQFIKGSTYDTLAPFLADRPNAPIRLFHMDLDTYESCLHALETCKEHFVPGSILVFDEYLVTNGEMRAFFEFQSRYGLEWQYRAWGLEMMEMNLEMVTARWKRIFYRMVAIPVYWLIGEGSFAVKFLRKPFWRFWLGAPISDMIFLLGAAGSRKSVSLEITGLGKLEQTR; this comes from the coding sequence GCGGGCGGCAGTTCATCGTCTGTGGCAAGCGGTGCTCATTGGCACTGCGCTTGTCGTAGCTGCGGCGTGCTTCTACGTGCCGGCTCTCCTCATCCCGATCGCCGCAGTCCTGGTGTTGCTGGTAGGCGCACGCATTCTTTATCCGGGACGAGATCGCTACATTCCCAATTTGTATGCCCGTGACACCAGGATTTATGACGACGGCTACCGTGATTTCATTCGCCAGACCATGTCAGATTTGCGACGGCGCCGAATTCGAAATCACACATTGTTGTCGGAAGCATCGAGCCTGGCCGGGCCGTCCCTGGGCGATTCCGACGAACTGATCCTCGACCTCGGCGTTTGGATCGGTTGGTCGACGAGGCTGATATCCGATGCCAGCGACCGGATGGTCTACGGTTTCGACAGCTTTGAGGGTCTCGTCGAGGACTGGAAACTCGAGGACCATGTCGTCAAGCGCGGAACGTTCTCCTTGTCGGATCCGTTCGCGCAACGATTCATGCAAGATACCGGCGTCAGTTTCCACGACGGCCTGCCCGACGCCCTCGGCCGGAAAGTCCAGTTCATCAAGGGCAGCACCTACGACACGCTCGCGCCATTTTTGGCCGACCGGCCAAATGCGCCGATCAGGCTGTTTCACATGGACCTGGACACCTACGAGAGTTGCCTGCATGCATTGGAGACGTGCAAGGAACACTTCGTTCCGGGGTCGATCCTGGTGTTCGACGAGTACCTCGTCACCAACGGCGAAATGCGGGCGTTCTTCGAGTTTCAGTCTCGCTACGGGCTGGAATGGCAATACCGGGCCTGGGGTCTCGAGATGATGGAGATGAATCTCGAGATGGTCACCGCCCGTTGGAAACGCATCTTCTACCGTATGGTCGCGATTCCGGTGTATTGGCTGATCGGCGAGGGCAGCTTCGCGGTGAAGTTCTTACGAAAGCCGTTCTGGCGATTTTGGTTGGGCGCTCCGATAAGCGACATGATTTTCCTGCTCGGCGCGGCCGGGTCGCGCAAGTCGGTCAGTCTCGAGATCACCGGTCTGGGCAAGCTCGAGCAGACGCGCTAG
- a CDS encoding TylF/MycF/NovP-related O-methyltransferase has product MGADLTATECDSRSAYLDLLRRDLTRYGQDQLVPVGWYRLGRPVFNSRNFMLVRKYPFDKHARDLGLDWPTDALTMIGMQRLTSLQHCVETVLADGVPGDLVECGVWRGGASILMRAVLSAYGDRTRTVWLADSFAGVPPPDTANYKADKGIKLHRHAKILGVPEAEVRSNFERYGLLDDQVRFIPGWFKDTLADAPVEQIAVLRLDGDLYESTIQALDALYPRLSSGGYCIIDDYHALKACEQAVADYRAKHGIAAKIEEIDGTGVLWRKP; this is encoded by the coding sequence TTGGGGGCAGATTTGACCGCGACTGAATGCGATTCGCGATCGGCTTATCTCGACCTGCTCCGCCGTGACCTCACCAGATATGGTCAGGATCAGCTGGTGCCGGTGGGGTGGTATCGCTTGGGCCGGCCGGTATTCAATAGCCGCAATTTCATGCTGGTGCGTAAGTATCCGTTCGACAAGCATGCGCGTGACTTGGGCCTGGATTGGCCGACGGATGCCTTGACGATGATCGGAATGCAGCGGCTGACCAGTCTGCAGCACTGCGTCGAGACGGTGCTGGCCGACGGGGTCCCCGGCGATCTGGTCGAGTGCGGCGTATGGCGTGGTGGCGCTTCAATCTTGATGCGTGCGGTTCTTTCGGCTTACGGCGATCGGACGCGCACGGTGTGGCTGGCCGATTCGTTCGCCGGTGTACCGCCCCCGGACACCGCGAATTACAAGGCCGATAAAGGGATTAAGCTGCACCGCCACGCGAAGATCCTGGGCGTTCCGGAGGCGGAAGTCAGGTCGAATTTCGAGCGTTACGGGTTGCTCGATGACCAGGTCCGCTTCATCCCCGGCTGGTTCAAGGACACGTTGGCCGACGCTCCGGTCGAGCAGATTGCGGTCTTGCGGCTCGACGGCGATCTCTACGAATCCACGATCCAGGCCCTCGACGCCCTTTACCCACGCTTGTCGTCCGGCGGCTATTGCATCATCGACGACTACCACGCCCTGAAAGCGTGCGAGCAGGCCGTGGCCGACTACCGCGCGAAGCATGGGATCGCCGCCAAGATCGAAGAAATCGACGGCACCGGCGTGCTCTGGCGTAAGCCATAA
- a CDS encoding glycosyltransferase → MKFVLANYGTRGDVEPSLVVARELQRRGHDVQMAVAPDLMEFVEAAGLPAVAYGLDTRTWLDVYRDLWTSFFSRFWRVRRLRRLWHEMWEFSDECWAKMNTTLVSLAEGADLLFAGLSYQETAANVAEYYDLPLVTLHHVPMRPNGQVVSFLPAALARYSMTAFDWFCWRLNKKVEDAQRRELGLPKATGPSPGRIARRQSLEIQAYDEACFPGLADEWAKWDGHRPFVGTLTMELTTEVDEEVVSWIAAGTPPICFGFGSMAVESPADTIEMISSACAELGERALVCAGWSDFSGVTLPDHVKVVGAVNYAKVFPACRAVVHHGGSGTTAASMRAGVPTLILSMDPNQTIWGSQLKKLKVGTTRRFSSTNRESLVADLRRILDPDYATRARELATRMTKPADSVSAAADLVENFARAKHLA, encoded by the coding sequence ATGAAATTCGTGCTGGCAAATTACGGAACTCGAGGCGATGTCGAGCCCTCCCTCGTTGTCGCACGCGAACTGCAGCGCAGAGGCCACGACGTGCAGATGGCCGTCGCGCCTGACCTGATGGAATTCGTCGAGGCGGCCGGTCTTCCCGCGGTCGCCTACGGGCTGGACACGCGGACCTGGCTGGACGTGTACCGCGACCTGTGGACGTCCTTCTTCAGCAGGTTCTGGCGGGTCCGGCGGCTGAGACGACTGTGGCACGAAATGTGGGAGTTCAGCGACGAGTGCTGGGCCAAGATGAACACCACGCTGGTGTCGCTGGCCGAAGGTGCCGACCTGCTGTTCGCCGGGTTGAGTTACCAGGAAACCGCCGCCAATGTCGCGGAGTATTACGACCTTCCGTTGGTCACGTTGCATCACGTCCCGATGCGGCCCAACGGCCAGGTCGTCTCGTTCCTGCCGGCAGCGCTGGCCCGCTACTCGATGACTGCGTTCGATTGGTTCTGCTGGCGGCTGAACAAGAAGGTCGAGGACGCGCAGCGCCGTGAACTCGGCCTGCCGAAGGCGACCGGCCCTTCGCCGGGGCGCATCGCCAGACGCCAATCCCTGGAAATCCAGGCGTACGACGAGGCGTGCTTTCCCGGGCTGGCAGACGAATGGGCGAAGTGGGACGGCCATCGCCCGTTCGTCGGCACGCTGACGATGGAGCTGACGACTGAGGTCGACGAGGAGGTGGTGTCCTGGATCGCGGCGGGCACACCGCCCATCTGCTTTGGTTTCGGCAGCATGGCGGTGGAATCTCCGGCCGACACGATCGAGATGATCAGTTCGGCCTGCGCGGAGTTGGGGGAGCGGGCACTAGTGTGCGCCGGCTGGAGTGACTTCAGTGGCGTCACGCTTCCCGACCACGTCAAGGTGGTGGGCGCGGTGAACTACGCGAAGGTCTTTCCCGCCTGCCGCGCCGTCGTGCACCACGGCGGCTCGGGCACCACTGCAGCAAGCATGCGGGCGGGCGTTCCCACCTTGATTCTCTCGATGGACCCCAACCAAACGATCTGGGGGTCCCAGCTCAAGAAACTCAAAGTGGGGACCACCCGGCGTTTCTCGAGCACCAACCGCGAATCGCTGGTCGCGGATCTGCGCCGGATCCTCGACCCGGATTACGCGACGAGAGCCCGCGAGCTTGCCACCCGGATGACCAAACCCGCCGACAGCGTCAGTGCCGCCGCCGATCTGGTGGAAAACTTTGCCCGCGCGAAGCACCTTGCCTAA
- a CDS encoding glycosyltransferase: MKFALACYGTRGDVEPSLAAGRELLRRGHEVRMAIPPNLLGLAETAGLDAVAYGPDMQAFWDDEFLRNFWSRFRRTFWTIKGPIDLVREAWEPVLRSWTDMSETLTALTAGADVLFTGQLYQDLATNVAEYYDIPLAVLHYIPMRPNGQLIPNLPAPLVRTGMAAYDWMVWRMNKKAEDAQRRKLGLPKTTCASPKRIAQRGSLELQAYDEVCFPGLASEWAKWGERRPFVGALTMGLTTDIDDEVAAWANAGTPPIVFGFGSMPVSETPTDTVEMIAAACEQLGERALICAGWADFSEVPHFEHVKVVGAVNYAKVFPSCRAVVHHGGSGTTAAGLRAGIPTLILWTAGDQPFWGGHLKRLKVGAARKFSVTTKETLIEDLREILTPECAVKARALATRMTSAEDSVTRAADLLESFAYSGRFA, from the coding sequence ATGAAATTTGCTCTGGCATGTTATGGAACCCGGGGGGATGTCGAGCCCTCGCTGGCTGCTGGGCGCGAACTGTTACGCAGGGGCCACGAAGTTCGCATGGCCATCCCGCCCAATCTCCTTGGCCTGGCTGAGACGGCCGGCCTCGACGCGGTCGCCTATGGACCAGACATGCAGGCGTTCTGGGACGACGAGTTCCTGCGCAACTTCTGGTCGAGGTTCCGCCGCACGTTCTGGACCATCAAGGGTCCGATCGACCTGGTGCGCGAAGCCTGGGAGCCCGTGCTGCGGTCCTGGACGGATATGAGCGAGACCCTGACGGCGCTGACCGCCGGCGCCGACGTGCTCTTCACTGGCCAGCTGTACCAGGACCTCGCGACTAACGTCGCGGAGTACTACGACATCCCTTTGGCAGTGCTGCATTACATCCCGATGCGGCCCAACGGGCAGCTCATCCCAAACCTGCCGGCACCGCTGGTACGCACCGGTATGGCCGCGTACGACTGGATGGTCTGGCGGATGAACAAGAAGGCAGAGGACGCCCAGCGGCGCAAGCTCGGCCTGCCGAAAACCACCTGCGCGTCTCCGAAGCGGATTGCCCAGCGCGGATCACTGGAACTACAGGCCTACGACGAGGTGTGCTTCCCCGGGCTGGCCTCCGAATGGGCGAAATGGGGCGAGCGACGCCCGTTTGTCGGCGCGCTGACGATGGGGTTGACGACGGACATCGACGACGAGGTCGCGGCGTGGGCCAACGCGGGAACACCGCCCATCGTTTTCGGCTTTGGCAGCATGCCGGTCAGCGAAACCCCGACCGACACGGTCGAAATGATCGCCGCGGCCTGCGAGCAATTGGGCGAGCGGGCGTTGATCTGCGCCGGTTGGGCCGACTTCAGCGAGGTGCCGCATTTCGAGCACGTCAAGGTGGTCGGTGCGGTGAATTACGCGAAAGTCTTCCCTAGCTGCCGTGCGGTGGTACACCATGGCGGCTCGGGCACCACGGCCGCCGGCCTGCGCGCCGGGATCCCCACGCTGATCCTCTGGACGGCAGGCGATCAGCCGTTCTGGGGTGGCCACCTCAAACGCCTGAAAGTTGGTGCGGCCCGGAAGTTTTCGGTCACCACCAAAGAAACGTTGATCGAGGATCTGCGAGAGATCCTCACTCCGGAATGCGCGGTCAAAGCGCGGGCGCTGGCAACCCGGATGACGTCGGCCGAGGACAGTGTCACCCGCGCCGCGGATCTGCTGGAAAGTTTCGCCTACTCGGGACGTTTCGCGTGA
- a CDS encoding TylF/MycF/NovP-related O-methyltransferase has protein sequence MTVTDTDARSAYLDLLRRDLTRYGQDELVPVGWYRLGRPIFNARNFMLVRKYPFNAYARDRGLDWPADALTMIGMQRLTSLQKCVETVLNEGVPGDLVECGVWRGGASILMRAVLSAYGDRTRKVWLCDSFAGVPPPDTANYQADKGIKLHRHASILGVSQEQVKANFERYGLLDEQVGFVPGWFKDTLADAPIEQIAVLRLDGDLYESTIQGLDALYPRLSSGGYCIIDDYHALKACEQAVTDYREKHHITAEIEEIDGTGVLWRKP, from the coding sequence TTGACCGTGACTGATACCGACGCGCGGTCTGCGTACCTTGACCTGCTCCGTCGTGACCTCACCCGATATGGTCAGGATGAGTTGGTGCCGGTCGGGTGGTACCGGCTGGGGCGGCCGATTTTCAACGCCCGCAACTTTATGCTGGTGCGTAAATATCCGTTCAACGCGTATGCGCGGGACCGGGGCCTGGATTGGCCGGCGGACGCGTTGACGATGATCGGCATGCAGCGACTCACCAGCTTGCAGAAGTGTGTCGAGACGGTGCTCAACGAGGGTGTTCCCGGTGATCTGGTCGAGTGTGGCGTATGGCGTGGCGGCGCTTCGATTTTGATGCGCGCGGTTCTCTCGGCTTACGGAGACCGGACGCGCAAGGTGTGGCTATGTGATTCGTTCGCCGGCGTACCTCCGCCGGATACGGCGAATTACCAAGCCGATAAAGGGATTAAGCTGCATCGGCATGCGAGCATCCTTGGAGTCTCGCAGGAGCAGGTCAAGGCGAATTTCGAGCGCTACGGGTTGCTGGACGAGCAGGTCGGTTTTGTCCCCGGCTGGTTCAAGGACACGCTCGCCGATGCTCCGATTGAACAGATTGCGGTGCTGCGGCTCGACGGCGATCTCTATGAATCGACGATTCAGGGCCTCGATGCGCTCTACCCACGCCTGTCGTCGGGTGGTTACTGCATCATCGACGACTACCACGCTCTGAAAGCGTGTGAGCAAGCGGTGACTGACTACCGCGAGAAGCACCATATAACCGCCGAAATCGAGGAAATCGACGGCACCGGTGTGCTGTGGCGCAAGCCATGA
- a CDS encoding class I SAM-dependent methyltransferase, translating to MANGLDVKTRFLMWWVRGEYWLARKVLPDVYASDGLISFHNDAFLDDPAFQRAYKRGARALPDQDWYQWQWRVHVGLWAAKTASRLDGDFVECGVSYGFLSSAIMEYLDWDSLGKTFYLLDTFAGIDSRFVTEAERESGEYERSQLKLRNGMYVSGVEGVRANFAQWKNQRIIVGAVPETLDEVEAQTVAYLHIDMNCAPPEVAALRHFWPRLTPGAVVLLDDYANRGRDEQRAAMDALAAEFGVVICALPTGQGLLLKPVQ from the coding sequence GTGGCAAACGGTCTAGACGTTAAGACTCGCTTCCTGATGTGGTGGGTGCGCGGTGAGTATTGGCTCGCGCGCAAGGTGCTGCCCGACGTGTACGCAAGCGACGGCCTGATCAGCTTCCACAACGACGCGTTTCTGGACGACCCCGCGTTCCAGCGTGCCTACAAACGTGGCGCGCGTGCGCTCCCCGACCAGGACTGGTATCAGTGGCAGTGGCGGGTGCATGTGGGGTTGTGGGCGGCAAAGACCGCGAGCCGGCTGGACGGCGATTTCGTCGAGTGTGGCGTCAGCTACGGGTTCTTGAGCAGCGCCATCATGGAGTACCTCGACTGGGACAGCCTGGGCAAAACGTTCTATCTGCTCGACACCTTCGCCGGAATCGATTCGCGGTTCGTCACCGAGGCGGAACGCGAATCCGGCGAGTATGAGCGAAGCCAGTTGAAGCTGCGCAACGGGATGTACGTCAGCGGAGTCGAGGGCGTCCGCGCCAATTTCGCCCAGTGGAAAAACCAGCGCATCATCGTCGGTGCGGTGCCGGAAACCCTCGACGAGGTCGAGGCGCAGACGGTGGCCTACCTGCACATCGACATGAACTGTGCGCCACCCGAAGTCGCGGCCCTGCGCCATTTTTGGCCACGGCTCACGCCGGGTGCCGTAGTGCTCCTCGACGACTACGCCAATCGGGGGCGCGACGAGCAGCGTGCTGCGATGGATGCCTTGGCCGCCGAATTCGGTGTGGTGATCTGTGCGCTGCCCACCGGTCAGGGCTTGCTGCTCAAGCCGGTGCAGTGA